TAGGAGATGCTAGTGTAAATGGTAATTATGCACCACATTTACATTTTCAGATTATAAAAGATATAGCAACAAATATCGGTGATTATCCCGGCGTTTGTAGCAAAAAAGACTTGAATTATTATTTAGAAAACTGCCCTAATCCAAATCTATTACTAAAAATAAAATAAGCATTATGAAAAAACTAAGCCCCCTTTTAATACTGCTCTTTCTCTTTCTCTCTAGCTGTAAATCCAAAACTGCAGTTTCAATTCCAGATGATCCTAGTCCCGAAAAAGTTGAAATAATAAAATTACCCGTATCCGAAGTTAGCGAGGCAAAAAAAACAAAAGCCTATGAGTTAGGAAAAAGAGTCTTGATGACCTGTAACACATCGAAATTTAAGCCTTTTAACGAAAGTGAAGCAACTCCTTCGGTAATTAAAAATACTACTTTAGAACGATTAACAAAAACCTGCACAAAATTCAGACAGTTTTACGGTACTTTTAAAGATCTTAATTTAATTGAAGTTTATAAAGACCCGGCTACAGCAACAACTATTTTTAGATTTAAGGCTTTATATACTAAAAAAATAGCCAACAAAGAGTTACGCGTGTTTATGAATGAAGAAGAAAAAGTATCAGCCATAAAATCTATGGATTGGATGGATTCATTAAGCAAAATGTAAGTATCAACTTTCGATTGAATTTTAAAATTAGTACTCCTAAAAAACCCATTTATATCTAACAAAATGACTGAAAACGAAAAAATTCTTATAAAATTCTATACCGCATTTAAAAATTATGATGCAAAAACGATGCGTTCTTGTTACCATCCCAACATCAATTTCTATGATCCCGCTTTTGGCACTCTTAAAGGACATTCTGTTTCTCAAATGTGGGAAATGCTACTAAAAAACAGTAAAGGAAATATGAAAATTGAATTTTCAGATATAAAAGCAGATGAATTTCAAGGTTCAATAAAATGGATTGCAAATTATAATTTCAGTAAAACCAATAGACCTGTAACAAATATCATC
Above is a window of Flavobacterium sp. 123 DNA encoding:
- a CDS encoding nuclear transport factor 2 family protein — encoded protein: MTENEKILIKFYTAFKNYDAKTMRSCYHPNINFYDPAFGTLKGHSVSQMWEMLLKNSKGNMKIEFSDIKADEFQGSIKWIANYNFSKTNRPVTNIIHSKFNFKDGLIIKQVDDFDIWKWSKQAFGITGFLLGWTGYFQKKIRDKALLSLKKYQSTLK